The Bradyrhizobium betae genomic interval GACAGCGGCTTCCAGACCACCTTCCTCTATTTCGGGCTCGGACAAGGCATCATCATCTGCGTCCTCGCCTTCTTCCTGCTGGCGCCGAAAGCAGGCCAGGTGCCAAACGTCGTGGCGAACGCCAATCTGCTGCAGACCCGCCGCAACTATCAGCCGACCGAGGTGCTGCGTCAGCCGATCTTCTGGCTGATGTACTTCATGTTCGTGATCGTCGGCTCCGGCGGCCTGATGGTGACGGCCAATCTGAAGCCGATCGCGGCCGACTGGAAGGTCGACAACGTGCCGGTCACGCTGATGGCGGTGACCATGACGGCGGTGACCTTCGCGGCCACGATCGACCGCGTGCTCAACGGCCTGACGCGTCCGTTCTTCGGCTGGATCTCCGACATGATCGGCCGCGAGAACACGATGTTCATCGCCTTCGGCATGGAAGGGTTCGGCATCTGGATGCTCTATCTCTGGGGCCACGATCCGATCTGGTTCGTGCTGCTCTCGGGCTTCGTGTTCTTTGCCTGGGGCGAGATCTACTCGCTGTTCCCCTCGACCTGCACCGACACGTTCGGCGCCAAGTTCGCGACCACCAATGCCGGCCTGCTCTACACCGCGAAGGGCACGGCTGCGCTGCTGGTGCCGATCGCGAACTACATGCAGCAGTCGTCGGGCACCTGGGACAGCGTGTTCATCATC includes:
- the oxlT gene encoding oxalate/formate MFS antiporter, which produces MTDMVQATAPTAARVSDTYRWAQLAVGVAAMVMIANYQYGWTFFVPDIQKKFGWDRASIQWAFTLFVLFETWLVPIEGWFVDKYGPRLVVLVGGVLCAIGWAINAQATTLNGYYLGMIIAGIGAGGVYGTCVGNALKWFPDKRGLAAGITAAGFGAGSALTVAPIQAMIKDSGFQTTFLYFGLGQGIIICVLAFFLLAPKAGQVPNVVANANLLQTRRNYQPTEVLRQPIFWLMYFMFVIVGSGGLMVTANLKPIAADWKVDNVPVTLMAVTMTAVTFAATIDRVLNGLTRPFFGWISDMIGRENTMFIAFGMEGFGIWMLYLWGHDPIWFVLLSGFVFFAWGEIYSLFPSTCTDTFGAKFATTNAGLLYTAKGTAALLVPIANYMQQSSGTWDSVFIIAAGANILASALAIAVLKPWRKIVVAKSTAA